In Halapricum desulfuricans, a single window of DNA contains:
- a CDS encoding helix-turn-helix domain-containing protein encodes MTVLLELSLPQSELSFGAALNAASEVRVRFEQIVPVGSGTFRYVWVNVPEQATFEEALQRHAVAESFQFLERESGELLYRIDWKAESDPFLRCLEAVGAAVLQAKGVGNRWHFHLRFDTRDDVSRFQRRCSEHDISTSIERILSDSAGGHASELLSPCQRRTIALALERGYFDVPRRTTMSELADELGISDQAVSARLRRATKRLGHRALSEELESDTSRDAGP; translated from the coding sequence ATGACCGTCTTACTGGAACTGTCGCTCCCGCAATCGGAACTCTCCTTCGGAGCGGCGTTGAACGCTGCTTCCGAGGTCCGGGTCCGATTCGAGCAGATCGTTCCGGTCGGCTCGGGGACGTTCCGCTACGTATGGGTGAACGTCCCCGAGCAAGCGACGTTCGAGGAGGCGCTGCAGCGACACGCCGTCGCCGAATCGTTCCAGTTTCTTGAGCGAGAAAGCGGCGAGCTCCTGTACCGGATCGACTGGAAAGCCGAGTCTGACCCGTTTTTACGGTGTCTCGAAGCAGTCGGTGCTGCGGTCTTGCAGGCGAAGGGCGTCGGAAACCGGTGGCATTTCCATCTCAGATTCGACACGCGCGATGACGTCAGCCGCTTCCAGCGACGTTGCTCGGAGCACGATATCTCGACATCGATCGAGCGGATACTCAGCGACTCGGCCGGGGGACACGCGAGTGAGCTGCTCAGCCCCTGCCAGCGCCGGACGATCGCGCTCGCGCTGGAGCGCGGATACTTCGACGTGCCAAGACGGACGACGATGTCAGAGCTGGCGGACGAACTCGGCATCTCAGATCAGGCGGTCTCGGCACGGCTTCGGCGGGCGACCAAACGGCTCGGCCATCGGGCCCTCTCCGAGGAGCTCGAATCCGATACGTCGCGAGACGCTGGCCCGTAA
- a CDS encoding sulfurtransferase, giving the protein MTEHGVDALVTADWVEDHLEEFQADDPEYRLVEINNPTVTADSEYTPYEDGHIPGATFFHWEEDLSDPVARDILDKGSFETLNGEAGITEDSTVVLYGGGRVPNWFALFGYWEYKYFGHEDVRVLDGGKTYWVENDYPLTTGVPEFTPQEYNARGPFENIRAYKSDVEQAIDSGVPLVDVRSPEEFTGEVIAPEGLQETAQRGGHIPGARNVPTTSVLNDDGTFKSPDELRALYEEVGIGEDQSVITYCRVGERSSIEWYVLHELLGFDDVENYDGSWTEWGNTIRAPIETGESKQ; this is encoded by the coding sequence ATGACAGAACACGGCGTCGACGCGCTCGTGACGGCGGACTGGGTCGAAGATCACCTCGAGGAGTTCCAGGCGGACGATCCGGAGTATCGGCTCGTCGAGATCAACAACCCGACGGTCACTGCGGACTCGGAGTACACGCCGTACGAAGACGGGCATATCCCGGGCGCGACCTTCTTCCACTGGGAAGAGGACCTCAGCGATCCGGTGGCGCGGGACATCTTGGACAAGGGGTCTTTCGAGACGCTGAACGGCGAGGCGGGGATCACCGAGGACTCGACAGTCGTCCTCTACGGCGGCGGGCGGGTCCCGAACTGGTTCGCGCTGTTCGGCTACTGGGAGTACAAGTACTTCGGCCACGAGGACGTTCGCGTCCTCGACGGCGGGAAGACCTACTGGGTCGAGAACGACTACCCGCTGACGACGGGGGTTCCGGAGTTCACACCCCAGGAGTACAACGCGCGGGGGCCGTTCGAGAACATCCGGGCGTACAAGTCCGACGTCGAGCAGGCGATCGACTCCGGCGTGCCGCTGGTCGACGTTCGCTCGCCGGAGGAGTTCACCGGTGAAGTCATCGCCCCCGAAGGACTGCAGGAGACCGCCCAGCGCGGCGGTCACATCCCCGGCGCGAGGAACGTTCCGACGACCTCGGTCCTGAACGACGACGGGACGTTCAAGAGTCCCGACGAGCTGCGGGCCCTGTACGAGGAAGTCGGGATCGGGGAGGATCAGTCGGTCATCACCTACTGCAGAGTCGGCGAACGCTCCTCGATCGAGTGGTACGTCCTGCACGAGCTGCTGGGCTTCGACGACGTCGAGAACTACGACGGCTCCTGGACCGAGTGGGGCAACACCATCCGCGCCCCGATCGAGACGGGCGAGAGCAAGCAGTAG
- a CDS encoding helix-turn-helix transcriptional regulator — translation MDQQTSDRIVAVAVATVLVGGGVLTWQAIQQRQTSHGMMGSMMDGSSSMGGTDPIVYAVGTVLAVALLVGFYAIVRSAAGQASDASVAGTRTDVTGRPSAGIGESTAVENATSETGDATRAPDSEGESDGTAQQTIGARSEQDGPDDGPTDGDGTPTSRVLELLPDDERRILEPVVESPGITQIALRDRSNFSKSKVSQTVSELEKRGLLYREKQGRTYRVYPGDDLADRHEDS, via the coding sequence ATGGATCAGCAGACGTCGGACAGGATCGTCGCGGTCGCAGTCGCGACCGTGCTTGTCGGCGGTGGCGTGCTCACCTGGCAGGCGATCCAGCAACGGCAGACGAGCCACGGGATGATGGGCTCGATGATGGACGGATCGAGCTCGATGGGCGGCACCGATCCGATCGTCTACGCTGTCGGGACGGTTCTCGCGGTTGCGCTGTTGGTCGGGTTCTACGCGATCGTGCGCAGTGCGGCCGGCCAAGCGAGCGACGCTTCCGTCGCCGGAACGCGGACGGACGTGACCGGACGACCGTCTGCCGGCATCGGGGAGTCGACGGCGGTCGAAAACGCCACAAGCGAGACAGGAGACGCGACACGCGCGCCCGACTCGGAGGGCGAGTCAGACGGGACGGCACAGCAGACGATCGGGGCCCGGTCGGAACAGGACGGCCCCGACGATGGACCGACGGACGGCGACGGCACACCGACCAGCCGGGTGCTGGAGCTGCTGCCCGACGACGAGCGCCGGATCCTCGAGCCGGTCGTCGAGTCGCCGGGGATCACCCAGATCGCGCTCCGGGACCGATCGAACTTCTCGAAGAGCAAGGTGAGCCAGACCGTCTCCGAACTCGAAAAGCGCGGCCTGCTCTACCGGGAGAAGCAGGGCCGAACCTATCGGGTCTATCCGGGCGACGACCTCGCGGATCGGCACGAGGACTCATAA
- a CDS encoding SHOCT domain-containing protein — MTDVPPRSRVSRWVGVAVGTVAVLTALTLPATAQHGSGAMGGGGVGWFGLGPLLWIVVVGAIVALVAGYARPDRSTGARLRSGPDDALAALRERYARGELSDEEFERRRQRLLRDEQ, encoded by the coding sequence TTGACTGATGTCCCTCCCCGCTCGCGGGTCAGTCGGTGGGTCGGCGTCGCCGTCGGCACCGTCGCGGTACTGACGGCGCTGACGCTCCCGGCCACCGCCCAGCATGGTTCCGGAGCGATGGGCGGCGGTGGCGTCGGCTGGTTCGGACTCGGGCCGCTGCTGTGGATCGTGGTCGTCGGCGCGATCGTCGCGCTGGTCGCCGGATACGCCCGACCGGACCGCTCGACAGGAGCCAGGCTCCGCTCCGGACCGGACGACGCGCTCGCTGCTCTCCGCGAACGGTACGCCCGCGGCGAGCTCTCCGACGAGGAGTTCGAACGGCGACGACAGCGTCTACTCCGCGACGAACAGTGA
- a CDS encoding FAD-dependent oxidoreductase, whose protein sequence is MDQEYDIIVVGGGISGASLLYTIAKFTDVERVALIEKEDEIAAINSHVTNNSQTLHFGDIETNYTLEKAESVKRGAEMVAGYLENHDPDGEMHSKRSKMVLAVGDDEVEKLQYRYDEEGFGDLYPKLEAIGRERIAEIEPKVVEGREPGTDLLALHTPDGYTVDYGAISKSFVEQAQEEDGVDVYTGTKVTDIDPTMDGFTVETDDGTYSSEATVVAAGSHSLQIAKEMGYGEDMALLPVAGSFFLAEEGLLNGKVYTLQMKRLPFAAVHGDADVHDQGITRFGPTAKFVPGLERGRLSTVPDFLDVFGFSPAAFLSYTNILADRVLFPFVLKNLFYDVPKVGKEAFLPHVQKVVPTVEADDIERAKGYGGIRPQIVDTSAKSLDMGEAKINGHGIIFNITPSPGASTCLQNAMKDTDQLVEFLDADYEFDRDGFESETIDNFPRAD, encoded by the coding sequence ATGGATCAGGAATACGATATTATCGTCGTCGGCGGGGGCATCAGCGGCGCGTCGCTGCTGTATACGATCGCGAAGTTCACAGATGTCGAGCGCGTCGCGCTCATAGAGAAGGAGGACGAGATCGCAGCGATCAACTCCCACGTCACGAACAACTCCCAGACGCTGCACTTCGGGGACATCGAGACGAACTACACCTTAGAGAAAGCCGAGTCGGTCAAGCGCGGGGCCGAGATGGTCGCGGGCTATCTCGAGAACCACGACCCCGACGGGGAGATGCATAGCAAGCGCTCGAAGATGGTGCTCGCGGTCGGCGACGACGAGGTCGAGAAGCTCCAGTACCGATACGACGAAGAGGGGTTCGGCGACCTGTACCCGAAACTCGAGGCGATCGGCCGCGAGCGCATCGCCGAAATCGAGCCGAAGGTCGTCGAGGGGCGCGAGCCGGGGACCGACCTGCTCGCGTTGCACACGCCCGACGGCTACACCGTCGATTACGGCGCGATATCGAAGTCGTTCGTCGAACAGGCCCAGGAGGAAGACGGCGTCGACGTCTACACCGGGACGAAAGTGACCGACATCGACCCGACGATGGACGGGTTCACCGTCGAGACCGACGACGGGACCTACAGTTCCGAGGCCACGGTCGTCGCGGCCGGATCGCACAGTCTGCAGATCGCCAAGGAGATGGGCTACGGCGAAGACATGGCCCTGCTCCCGGTCGCCGGAAGCTTCTTCCTCGCCGAGGAGGGTCTGCTGAACGGCAAGGTGTATACCCTCCAGATGAAGCGTCTGCCGTTCGCCGCGGTCCACGGCGACGCCGACGTCCACGATCAGGGGATCACCCGGTTCGGTCCGACGGCGAAGTTTGTCCCCGGGCTGGAGCGGGGCCGGCTCTCGACGGTCCCGGACTTCCTCGACGTGTTCGGGTTCAGCCCGGCGGCGTTTCTGAGCTACACGAACATCCTCGCCGATCGGGTGCTGTTCCCGTTCGTGCTCAAGAACCTCTTCTATGACGTGCCGAAGGTCGGCAAGGAGGCGTTCCTGCCGCACGTCCAGAAGGTCGTCCCGACCGTCGAGGCCGACGACATCGAGCGCGCGAAAGGTTACGGTGGGATCCGTCCACAGATCGTCGACACCAGCGCGAAGTCGCTTGACATGGGCGAGGCCAAGATCAACGGCCACGGGATCATCTTCAACATCACGCCCTCGCCGGGGGCCTCGACGTGTCTGCAGAACGCGATGAAAGACACGGACCAGCTCGTTGAGTTCCTCGACGCCGACTACGAGTTCGACCGGGACGGCTTCGAGAGCGAGACGATCGACAACTTCCCGCGAGCGGACTGA
- the aglJ gene encoding S-layer glycoprotein N-glycosyltransferase AglJ, with protein MGEWSDVCVLVPTYNEAAAIGDVVDGFREQGFEHVLVMDGGSSDRTREIAREHGAEVRQQTGSGKGQAVREAIALIKQPYVLLVDGDATYRPEDAPAILDPLLDGDAEHVIGNRFADMEPGAMSRLNRVGNRLINSAFRFVHGRDFADILSGYRAFTTESVRRFALTADGFGIETEMAVECVKHGVPTEVVPITYQSRPDAADTNLNPFRDGAVILLTLYRMAKTNNPLFYFGSIGSLSVLAGIVLGAYVAVEWFTRNISHEVIAILATLAIIFGVQLLIFGVLSDMIVTLHREQLHFIERVASEGRHTAIEGDDAGDGNAGQNGTSERS; from the coding sequence ATGGGCGAGTGGAGCGACGTCTGCGTGCTGGTGCCGACGTACAACGAAGCGGCAGCCATCGGTGACGTCGTCGACGGGTTCCGCGAACAGGGGTTCGAACACGTCCTCGTGATGGACGGCGGCTCGTCCGACAGGACTCGCGAAATCGCTCGCGAACACGGTGCCGAGGTTCGCCAGCAGACCGGTTCGGGCAAGGGACAGGCGGTCAGAGAGGCGATCGCACTGATCAAGCAGCCGTACGTGCTGCTCGTCGACGGGGACGCGACCTATCGGCCGGAAGACGCGCCGGCGATTCTCGATCCCCTCCTGGACGGCGATGCCGAACACGTCATCGGGAATCGATTCGCGGACATGGAACCGGGCGCGATGTCCCGTCTCAACAGAGTCGGCAACCGACTGATCAACTCGGCGTTCCGGTTCGTCCACGGCCGGGACTTCGCCGACATTCTCAGCGGATATCGGGCGTTTACCACCGAATCTGTCAGGCGGTTCGCGCTGACGGCTGACGGGTTCGGTATCGAGACCGAGATGGCCGTCGAGTGTGTCAAACACGGCGTCCCGACGGAGGTCGTCCCCATAACCTACCAGTCCCGGCCGGACGCGGCCGACACGAACCTCAATCCCTTCCGTGACGGCGCTGTGATCCTGCTGACACTCTATCGGATGGCGAAGACGAACAATCCGCTGTTCTACTTCGGGAGTATCGGCAGTCTGTCGGTACTCGCCGGGATCGTTCTCGGTGCTTACGTCGCCGTCGAGTGGTTCACTCGCAACATATCACACGAGGTCATCGCTATCCTTGCGACGCTCGCGATCATCTTCGGCGTGCAACTGCTGATATTCGGCGTGCTGTCGGACATGATCGTGACGCTCCACCGCGAGCAGCTCCATTTCATCGAACGGGTGGCCAGCGAGGGTCGCCACACCGCGATCGAGGGAGACGACGCCGGAGATGGCAATGCAGGTCAGAACGGAACGAGCGAGCGCAGCTGA
- a CDS encoding DUF5789 family protein — MGVRPPANDDLDEPESVEFGIVALDGMLSDAGLSFPTDRETVASELGHRSVPYDAAGRTVELADVLEAVDRDRFETKQELLDELYPVFEDHRNSPKGLLSQLRSLVPF, encoded by the coding sequence ATGGGAGTACGGCCACCTGCGAACGACGATCTGGACGAACCGGAGTCGGTCGAGTTCGGGATCGTTGCACTCGATGGAATGCTCTCGGACGCCGGCCTTTCGTTCCCGACCGACCGGGAGACTGTCGCCTCGGAACTGGGCCACCGATCGGTTCCGTACGACGCCGCGGGCCGCACAGTCGAACTCGCGGACGTCCTCGAAGCGGTCGATCGCGACCGTTTCGAGACCAAACAGGAACTGCTCGACGAACTGTATCCAGTCTTCGAAGATCACCGAAATTCGCCGAAGGGACTGCTCAGTCAGCTGCGCTCGCTCGTTCCGTTCTGA
- a CDS encoding winged helix-turn-helix transcriptional regulator — MSSELTTTDEQAGPCPVVRTIEQIGSEWRLVVLHELQNGERRFNELKRATDASARTLSRVLDDLQEQGFVTRRLEEDAPIASYYRLTKKGESLCPVFDAIESWGEEWLANPDA; from the coding sequence ATGTCATCGGAACTCACTACCACGGACGAACAGGCTGGCCCGTGTCCGGTCGTCAGAACGATCGAACAGATCGGTTCGGAGTGGCGACTGGTCGTCCTCCACGAACTGCAGAACGGCGAGCGTCGGTTCAACGAACTCAAGCGGGCGACAGACGCGAGCGCGCGGACGCTCTCGCGGGTGCTCGATGACCTTCAAGAACAGGGATTCGTCACGCGACGGCTCGAAGAGGACGCGCCCATCGCTTCCTATTATCGGCTGACGAAGAAGGGCGAGTCGCTGTGTCCGGTGTTCGACGCCATCGAGTCGTGGGGTGAGGAGTGGCTCGCCAATCCCGACGCGTGA
- a CDS encoding DoxX family protein, with product MVFEAAGAGEAFLLARVLFGLVLAFTGVNHLLDPDGMIAYSRAKGIPAAEVLVPATGVQLIAGGIGIALGAFPVVAAGAVAVFLLVATPTMHDFWAVPEEQQQSEMTSFLKNTALLGGALAFLALGGVEWPYAVGVGLF from the coding sequence ATGGTCTTCGAAGCGGCCGGTGCCGGCGAGGCGTTCCTGCTGGCGCGTGTCCTTTTCGGCCTCGTACTGGCGTTCACCGGAGTCAACCACCTGCTCGATCCGGACGGGATGATCGCCTACAGCCGGGCCAAAGGGATCCCGGCGGCGGAAGTGCTCGTTCCGGCGACCGGCGTCCAGTTGATCGCCGGCGGAATCGGGATCGCGCTCGGCGCGTTCCCCGTGGTCGCCGCCGGTGCAGTCGCCGTCTTCCTGCTCGTGGCGACGCCGACGATGCACGACTTCTGGGCGGTCCCCGAGGAGCAACAGCAGAGCGAGATGACGAGCTTTCTGAAGAACACCGCGCTGCTGGGCGGCGCGCTGGCGTTTCTGGCGCTCGGCGGCGTCGAGTGGCCCTACGCGGTCGGCGTCGGGCTATTCTGA
- a CDS encoding rhomboid family intramembrane serine protease, which produces MFGWLGEAPVLQGGIDAVLDAPPWPTQLLLVAVAVLSALVCYRLAGPVRARTNRLRSRLLLGVPWGTVLTTLFLLVVFLFVQGAYSGDIFDPRQPVTYAFVAWSYEYPLGVLTASFSHGSFSHLLGNLVALAVFGSIAEYGYSHFPTKRGAQVDYASRASPYVRPLLFVGAIALVGIVTSALVPGPVIGFSGVVYALAGFALVVRPLTTVVGLLLTDVVRALYDAFTSPVATYSPSVRHVDVWFADIAVTGHLLGFLVGMLLGVALWRRRNERPRAARIWFAAVLFGVVQQLWLAYLPLGNGRYALFRGVGVAFVFLLAAAVVVTATRPSRPALPWPSRLPARLVGEAPSRGQTAAALLVTIVLTLSLVGVVTHLQTVEPTELPNDPVEVEDYQVGYAENVTNQLYSVVDIPGLEQATSVKSSGVIVYSERRNVWQLATSKSGLASRGYARVTVGGVGWRETVGVTRTSWSVVGGDGTYRVRLHPPGGPARLAFASGPATAEATIANRSITLRSAGTDFEVVVNTDNETLGIGGLPESGANTTVGDIRFERDGNDLYASYDGTRVRVANKKVPPTRRD; this is translated from the coding sequence ATGTTCGGATGGCTGGGTGAGGCGCCAGTCCTGCAGGGCGGGATCGACGCCGTGCTGGACGCGCCGCCGTGGCCGACGCAACTCCTGCTGGTCGCGGTCGCCGTCCTCTCGGCGCTGGTCTGCTACCGACTGGCCGGCCCGGTTCGGGCGCGGACGAACCGGCTTCGCTCCCGACTGCTGCTGGGCGTCCCGTGGGGAACTGTCCTGACGACGCTGTTCCTGCTCGTCGTCTTCCTGTTCGTCCAGGGAGCCTACAGCGGCGACATCTTCGATCCGCGCCAGCCGGTCACCTACGCGTTCGTGGCCTGGTCCTACGAGTACCCACTCGGCGTGCTCACGGCGTCGTTCAGCCACGGGAGTTTCTCGCATCTGCTCGGCAACCTCGTCGCACTTGCCGTGTTCGGCTCGATAGCCGAGTACGGATATAGCCACTTCCCCACGAAACGTGGCGCTCAGGTCGATTACGCGTCTCGAGCGAGTCCATACGTCCGGCCCCTGCTGTTCGTGGGCGCGATCGCACTTGTCGGGATCGTCACCTCGGCGCTCGTGCCGGGTCCGGTCATCGGGTTCTCGGGCGTCGTCTACGCGCTGGCCGGGTTCGCGCTCGTCGTGCGACCGCTGACGACGGTCGTCGGTCTGCTGTTGACCGACGTGGTGCGGGCGCTCTACGACGCCTTCACGAGCCCGGTAGCGACCTACTCGCCGAGTGTCCGTCACGTCGACGTCTGGTTCGCCGACATCGCCGTGACCGGCCATCTCCTCGGCTTTCTGGTCGGCATGTTGCTCGGGGTCGCGCTGTGGCGACGCCGAAACGAGCGCCCGCGGGCGGCCCGGATCTGGTTCGCTGCCGTGCTGTTCGGGGTCGTCCAGCAACTGTGGCTTGCGTACCTGCCGCTGGGCAACGGCCGGTACGCGCTCTTTCGCGGCGTTGGAGTCGCCTTCGTCTTCTTGCTGGCGGCGGCCGTCGTCGTCACAGCGACCCGGCCGTCTCGACCCGCTCTCCCGTGGCCGTCGCGGCTCCCGGCACGACTCGTCGGTGAGGCCCCGTCTCGCGGGCAGACCGCCGCCGCCCTGCTCGTGACGATCGTCCTCACGCTCTCGCTCGTCGGCGTCGTGACGCACCTCCAGACGGTCGAACCGACCGAACTGCCGAACGATCCCGTGGAGGTCGAGGACTATCAGGTCGGCTATGCCGAGAACGTCACCAACCAGCTGTACTCCGTCGTCGATATCCCCGGACTCGAACAGGCGACGTCGGTCAAATCGAGCGGTGTGATCGTTTACAGCGAGCGACGAAACGTCTGGCAGCTCGCGACCTCGAAATCGGGCCTCGCGTCCCGCGGGTACGCGAGGGTCACGGTCGGCGGCGTCGGCTGGCGCGAGACGGTCGGCGTCACGCGCACGAGCTGGTCGGTCGTCGGCGGCGACGGGACCTACCGCGTGCGGTTGCACCCGCCGGGCGGGCCGGCCAGGCTGGCGTTCGCCTCCGGCCCGGCGACCGCCGAGGCGACGATCGCGAACCGATCGATCACGCTGCGGTCGGCCGGGACGGACTTCGAGGTCGTGGTGAACACCGACAACGAAACGCTCGGCATCGGAGGCCTGCCCGAGTCGGGTGCGAACACAACCGTCGGGGACATCCGGTTCGAGCGCGACGGGAACGACCTCTACGCCAGTTACGACGGCACGCGCGTCCGTGTCGCGAACAAGAAGGTGCCGCCGACGCGACGGGACTAG
- a CDS encoding METTL5 family protein translates to MVTKSALAQQLGVVAGFDDPRAPLEQYRTPPEVAASLIHTADLQGDIEDRTVIDLGCGTGMLALAAALRGPRRVVGLDLDPAPLATARDNERRVGTTSAVEWIRADATRPPLSIDDATIVMNPPFGAQAGNEHADRAFLETTAGIAAVSYSIHNAGSREFVESFAADNGGTVTHAFAVELDLPRQFDFHAADSETIDAEAFRIEWSSSESRSRRD, encoded by the coding sequence ATGGTCACGAAGAGCGCGCTCGCCCAGCAGCTGGGCGTCGTCGCCGGGTTCGACGACCCGCGAGCGCCCCTGGAGCAGTATCGCACGCCGCCGGAAGTCGCAGCGAGCCTGATCCACACGGCGGATCTGCAGGGCGACATCGAGGACCGGACGGTAATCGACCTCGGCTGTGGCACGGGCATGCTCGCGCTGGCGGCTGCGCTGCGCGGGCCGCGTCGAGTCGTCGGGCTGGACCTCGATCCGGCCCCGCTGGCGACCGCCCGGGACAACGAACGTCGCGTCGGGACGACCAGCGCAGTCGAGTGGATCCGTGCCGACGCCACACGCCCGCCGCTGTCGATCGACGACGCGACCATCGTGATGAACCCGCCCTTCGGCGCACAGGCGGGCAACGAGCACGCCGACCGCGCGTTCCTGGAGACGACCGCCGGGATCGCCGCCGTCTCCTATTCGATCCACAACGCGGGCAGTCGCGAGTTCGTCGAGTCCTTCGCGGCCGATAACGGCGGGACGGTCACCCACGCGTTCGCGGTCGAACTCGACCTCCCCCGGCAGTTCGACTTCCACGCGGCGGACAGTGAGACGATCGACGCCGAGGCGTTCCGAATCGAGTGGTCGTCGTCCGAGAGCCGCTCCAGACGGGACTAG
- a CDS encoding proline-rich domain-containing protein produces MHAKQLLTVAVAAVLALSVVGPAAAADLDVSVTQDGDDVTVAVTQNNSSVAGADVTVDDGNGTYTAAGNYTTDDEGLVELSATEENVTVAVTAAVNNTSASTTTELVAESIVENETESDENETDRPFDIDLGITVDNGTVDYSNVTVDDSNPFGLYVSSFVHTVTDENVSSPMGQTVASFVTTFNPGQGPPEHAGPPENKTQGPPEHAGPSENKTQGPPENVTQGPPENKTQGPPEDVGPWSDNDEESDEQDDEESDRRRGPPEHAGGGR; encoded by the coding sequence ATGCACGCGAAACAGCTTCTGACAGTCGCCGTGGCTGCCGTCTTGGCTCTCTCGGTCGTCGGGCCCGCGGCAGCCGCGGATCTAGACGTGTCAGTCACTCAAGACGGAGACGACGTCACTGTCGCAGTGACACAGAACAACAGCAGCGTCGCTGGAGCCGACGTTACTGTCGACGACGGCAACGGGACGTACACGGCGGCCGGAAATTACACGACCGACGATGAGGGCCTTGTCGAACTCTCGGCAACCGAGGAGAACGTCACGGTGGCTGTCACCGCCGCCGTAAACAACACTTCGGCGTCGACGACGACTGAACTGGTCGCCGAATCGATCGTCGAAAACGAGACCGAAAGTGACGAGAACGAGACCGATCGCCCGTTCGATATCGACCTCGGCATCACTGTCGACAACGGGACGGTGGACTACAGTAACGTCACCGTCGACGACAGTAATCCGTTCGGTCTGTACGTCAGTTCGTTCGTGCACACGGTCACGGACGAGAACGTCTCCAGCCCGATGGGCCAGACGGTCGCCTCGTTCGTGACGACCTTCAACCCCGGACAGGGGCCGCCAGAACACGCCGGCCCGCCCGAGAACAAGACGCAGGGGCCGCCAGAACACGCCGGCCCGTCTGAGAACAAGACCCAAGGCCCGCCGGAAAACGTGACCCAAGGCCCGCCCGAGAACAAGACGCAGGGGCCGCCCGAGGACGTCGGACCGTGGAGTGACAACGACGAGGAGAGCGACGAACAGGACGACGAGGAAAGTGACCGCCGACGCGGTCCGCCGGAACACGCCGGGGGCGGCCGATAA
- a CDS encoding RNA-guided endonuclease InsQ/TnpB family protein, with protein sequence MEVRRTAPVKLVVPDEYHDDLHETANQFRYCANQASDYCWDNTNYENCVTSNSKARDALYDRLKDETDLNANLVQEAIRRAVHAVDSGVDRWKKGKRTNKPEFTSWSIVFDKRSATFYRNKISLATVNGRVEFEFELPADSPTPYEEYVLSEEYEFRASTLQYDQASDEFYFHITTRKVDDDGEAVEIEVSDDTGHQTVLGIDLGVNSLAVSSTGTFWSGDEYDHWIHEFEKRRAEMQQRGTQAAHNALLRLGKRERAWRKQYIHTVANEIVDEAVSHDCDVIVFEDLTDIRERLPYAEWHHVWAFRRLVEYVEYKAPEQGVAVEQVEPDHTSQRCSRTDCGFTHEDNRDGEQFKCLKCGYEVNADYNGAKNIGLRYMRKRTHSLRSSPTSGSADAPVDVRITGGTLNSNGYQAV encoded by the coding sequence ATGGAGGTCCGACGCACCGCACCAGTCAAACTCGTCGTTCCTGACGAGTACCACGACGACCTCCACGAAACCGCCAACCAATTCCGCTACTGCGCAAACCAAGCCAGTGACTACTGTTGGGACAACACCAATTACGAAAACTGCGTCACATCAAACAGCAAGGCAAGAGATGCGCTCTACGACCGACTCAAAGACGAAACAGACCTTAACGCGAACCTCGTCCAAGAAGCCATCCGGCGTGCCGTCCACGCTGTTGACAGCGGAGTAGACCGCTGGAAAAAGGGTAAACGGACGAACAAGCCAGAGTTCACGTCGTGGAGTATCGTGTTTGACAAACGCAGTGCGACGTTCTACCGGAACAAAATTTCACTCGCCACAGTCAACGGACGAGTCGAGTTCGAGTTTGAACTACCAGCAGACAGTCCAACACCCTACGAGGAATACGTCCTGTCCGAAGAGTACGAGTTTCGGGCAAGTACGCTCCAATACGACCAAGCCAGTGACGAGTTCTACTTCCACATCACAACGCGGAAAGTGGACGACGATGGCGAGGCTGTTGAAATCGAGGTTTCGGACGATACCGGGCACCAAACAGTCCTCGGTATCGACCTCGGCGTGAACAGTCTTGCCGTTTCGTCAACTGGGACGTTCTGGAGTGGTGACGAGTACGACCACTGGATTCACGAGTTCGAGAAACGCCGGGCAGAGATGCAACAGCGCGGGACACAAGCCGCGCATAATGCGTTACTTCGGCTTGGGAAGCGTGAGCGAGCATGGCGGAAACAGTACATCCACACTGTCGCCAACGAAATCGTTGACGAAGCTGTTTCCCACGACTGTGATGTAATCGTGTTTGAGGACTTAACCGACATTCGAGAACGGTTGCCGTATGCTGAGTGGCATCACGTCTGGGCGTTTCGTCGGCTTGTCGAGTACGTTGAGTACAAGGCTCCAGAACAGGGTGTCGCGGTTGAACAGGTGGAGCCGGACCACACGAGTCAACGCTGTTCGCGCACTGATTGTGGCTTTACACACGAGGATAATCGTGATGGTGAACAGTTCAAGTGCCTGAAATGCGGCTACGAGGTCAATGCGGATTATAATGGCGCGAAGAATATTGGGTTGCGGTATATGCGCAAGCGGACACATAGCCTGCGTTCCTCGCCCACGTCGGGGAGCGCAGACGCACCAGTAGACGTGCGTATAACTGGTGGGACGCTGAACAGCAACGGCTATCAAGCAGTTTGA